One Nostoc punctiforme PCC 73102 DNA window includes the following coding sequences:
- a CDS encoding PAS domain S-box protein has protein sequence MTKAAMKTLSDMKQETDVPVVITDEQGFVTYVNDRFTSVFGWSMAEINGQIITVVIPEGFHAPHHLGFSRFLSTENSTILNHPLHLVGITKDGLEIQAEHLIMAEKHQGEWVFMAMLRPL, from the coding sequence ATGACTAAAGCAGCGATGAAAACCCTCAGTGACATGAAGCAAGAAACAGACGTGCCAGTTGTAATTACAGATGAACAAGGGTTTGTCACTTATGTAAACGATCGCTTTACCTCTGTTTTTGGCTGGAGCATGGCTGAAATTAATGGTCAAATTATTACAGTAGTTATTCCAGAAGGTTTTCATGCCCCGCACCATCTTGGTTTTTCCCGCTTTCTTTCAACAGAAAATTCTACTATTCTCAATCACCCACTGCATCTAGTCGGAATCACCAAAGATGGTCTAGAAATTCAAGCCGAGCATTTGATTATGGCAGAGAAACATCAGGGAGAATGGGTGTTTATGGCTATGTTGCGTCCTCTTTAA
- a CDS encoding substrate-binding domain-containing protein — MKQDSDLRNNLKSIRTRLGMSQQDLANIASVTRQTISGVESGLYAPSVAITLRLAKALGCQVEDLFWLERDLPEIEAVLAKPVPNDQQLRVSVARVGGQWIAYPLIGKDAFRQDMIPADGEGTSQIGTNKVRVRLLDDNLDTLHNTIVIAGCAPVISLWARATERWHPQLRVQYNFANSMAALHSLCRGEAHIAGMHLYDPETGEYNTPFVRDVLAGREAVLITLGVWEEGLLLKPGNPMGIRTVTDLVAGGATIVNREIGSGSRMLLEQTLQKEQIPFDAVQGFDNVLKSHQDVAQAVGLGIADAGMSTASVATAFGLGFIPLHQSRYDLVILKEYLEEAPVQQLLSTLGHRMVHSQFEILGGYDISKIGEVVAAV; from the coding sequence ATGAAGCAGGATAGTGACCTCCGTAATAACTTGAAGTCCATTAGAACTCGCTTAGGTATGAGCCAACAAGATTTGGCTAACATCGCTAGTGTAACTCGTCAGACTATTAGTGGTGTAGAGTCGGGATTATATGCTCCCTCTGTTGCCATAACACTTCGCTTGGCCAAAGCGCTTGGCTGTCAAGTTGAGGATCTATTCTGGTTAGAGCGGGATTTACCTGAAATCGAAGCCGTCCTTGCCAAACCTGTTCCTAACGATCAGCAACTACGAGTTAGCGTGGCTCGTGTAGGAGGACAATGGATAGCTTATCCCTTGATTGGTAAGGATGCTTTTCGCCAAGATATGATTCCGGCTGATGGAGAAGGTACTAGCCAAATAGGTACAAATAAAGTTCGAGTCAGGCTACTAGATGATAATCTCGACACACTTCACAACACCATTGTGATAGCTGGTTGTGCCCCTGTGATTTCACTATGGGCAAGAGCCACCGAACGCTGGCATCCCCAACTGCGAGTTCAATATAACTTCGCCAATAGCATGGCTGCATTGCACAGTCTATGCAGAGGTGAGGCGCACATCGCTGGGATGCATTTGTACGATCCTGAAACTGGTGAGTATAATACTCCCTTTGTTCGAGATGTTCTCGCTGGGAGAGAAGCAGTTCTGATTACCCTTGGTGTTTGGGAAGAGGGACTTTTGTTGAAGCCTGGCAACCCGATGGGAATTAGAACAGTTACTGACTTAGTTGCTGGGGGAGCGACTATTGTTAACCGCGAAATAGGTTCTGGTAGTCGGATGCTTTTGGAACAAACACTCCAAAAGGAGCAGATACCGTTCGATGCTGTTCAGGGCTTTGACAATGTACTCAAAAGTCACCAGGACGTTGCCCAAGCTGTAGGATTAGGAATTGCTGATGCTGGTATGAGTACGGCATCTGTAGCTACGGCTTTTGGGCTGGGATTTATCCCTTTACATCAGTCACGATATGATTTGGTGATTCTCAAGGAATATCTAGAAGAAGCACCTGTACAGCAGTTGCTTAGTACTTTGGGACATCGGATGGTTCACTCACAATTTGAAATTCTTGGTGGTTACGATATCAGCAAAATTGGAGAAGTTGTAGCGGCTGTTTAG
- the nifH gene encoding nitrogenase iron protein — protein sequence MSDEKIRQIAFYGKGGIGKSTTSQNTLAAMAEVGKRILIVGCDPKADSTRLILHCKAQTTVLHLAAERGAVEDIELEEVVITGFRNIRCVESGGPEPGVGCAGRGIITAINFLEENGAYSDVDFVSYDVLGDVVCGGFAMPIREGKAQEIYIVTSGEMMAMFAANNIARGVLKYAHTGGVRLGGLICNSRKTDREDELISTLAARLSTQMIHFVPRDNIVQHAELRRMTVNEYAPDSKQAHEYRTLADKIINNTNLAVPTPIEMDELEDLLIEFGILESEENAAKLISQADAAKKQEDAEGEALEALKKGNVEIVSGSEKK from the coding sequence ATGTCCGACGAAAAAATTAGACAGATTGCTTTTTACGGTAAAGGTGGTATTGGTAAATCTACCACTTCCCAAAATACCCTTGCTGCGATGGCAGAAGTGGGTAAACGCATCTTGATTGTCGGATGTGACCCCAAAGCTGACTCTACCCGATTGATTTTGCACTGTAAAGCCCAAACCACAGTCTTGCACTTAGCTGCTGAACGGGGCGCTGTAGAAGATATTGAACTTGAAGAAGTGGTAATAACTGGCTTCCGAAATATCAGATGTGTAGAATCAGGTGGGCCAGAACCTGGTGTTGGTTGCGCCGGTCGGGGTATCATCACCGCTATCAACTTTCTTGAAGAAAACGGCGCTTACTCAGATGTAGATTTCGTATCATACGACGTGTTGGGCGACGTTGTGTGTGGTGGTTTTGCTATGCCAATTCGTGAAGGTAAAGCCCAAGAAATCTATATCGTTACCTCCGGTGAAATGATGGCGATGTTTGCAGCTAACAACATTGCTCGTGGCGTTCTCAAATATGCTCACACTGGTGGGGTACGTTTGGGTGGACTAATTTGTAACAGCCGCAAAACTGACCGGGAAGATGAACTGATTAGCACCCTTGCAGCCAGATTAAGTACTCAGATGATTCACTTTGTCCCCCGTGACAATATCGTGCAACACGCCGAATTGCGGCGGATGACAGTGAACGAGTATGCACCCGACAGCAAGCAAGCTCATGAATACCGTACATTAGCAGACAAGATTATCAACAATACAAATCTCGCCGTTCCTACACCTATTGAGATGGATGAGCTAGAAGATTTGTTGATTGAATTCGGTATCCTTGAAAGTGAAGAAAATGCTGCGAAACTAATTAGCCAAGCAGACGCAGCTAAAAAACAAGAAGATGCTGAAGGTGAAGCACTAGAAGCACTCAAAAAAGGAAACGTAGAAATAGTTTCTGGTAGCGAGAAGAAGTAA
- the nifE gene encoding nitrogenase iron-molybdenum cofactor biosynthesis protein NifE, with translation MNPTPGKTNDSLSDSNSEDACQQQIQKKKKSSTQLPQPGTTQGSCAFDSAMMTLVPITDAAHVVHGPSGCAASIWGSYSSLSSGSMLYKIRFSSDIDENDIIFGGAKKLYKGILELQRRYKPAAVFVYSTCITALIGDDIEGVCKDATEKTGIPTIPVHCPGFIGNQNLGNRVAGEAMLSHVIGTAEPDTTTPYDINLIGEYNIAGAIWNVLPLLEKLGIRVLAKITGDAVYKEVCYAHRAKLNVILSSKALINMAKRMEKQYGIPYIEESMYGIEQINQCLRNIAVKLGNSSLQERTEKLIAEETAAIDEKLALYITQLQGKRVLLSIGSFKSWLIIFAAKKLGMEVIAISTNNNTEEDRIRVKTLLGQDGIILEQNSPQEILQIINANQADMLIADKHHQDTSLTARIPFLDVNQERNHAYAGYMGILEVARELYAAFYTPVWEQVSQPAPWETGNSPEENI, from the coding sequence ATGAATCCCACGCCAGGAAAAACCAACGATTCACTCAGTGACTCTAATTCTGAAGATGCTTGTCAGCAGCAGATACAAAAGAAAAAAAAGTCTTCCACACAATTACCCCAACCTGGAACTACTCAAGGGAGTTGCGCTTTTGATAGTGCAATGATGACTCTTGTACCAATCACTGATGCTGCTCATGTAGTTCACGGGCCAAGTGGCTGTGCTGCCAGTATTTGGGGAAGTTACAGCAGTCTCTCATCTGGTTCGATGCTGTACAAGATACGCTTTAGCAGCGACATCGATGAGAACGATATCATCTTCGGTGGAGCCAAAAAGCTGTATAAAGGCATTTTAGAATTACAAAGACGCTACAAACCTGCGGCGGTATTTGTTTATTCCACTTGCATCACCGCTTTGATTGGGGATGACATCGAGGGAGTTTGCAAAGATGCCACAGAGAAAACAGGAATACCCACTATCCCTGTACATTGCCCTGGATTCATTGGGAACCAAAATTTGGGCAACCGTGTCGCTGGTGAAGCAATGCTTTCACACGTTATTGGAACAGCAGAACCAGATACAACTACACCTTATGATATCAATCTAATTGGTGAATACAATATTGCAGGTGCAATATGGAATGTTCTACCGTTGTTGGAGAAATTAGGTATTAGAGTTTTGGCAAAAATTACAGGCGATGCTGTCTACAAAGAAGTTTGCTATGCCCATCGTGCCAAACTTAATGTGATCCTCTCCTCCAAAGCACTAATCAATATGGCTAAAAGGATGGAAAAACAATATGGCATTCCTTATATTGAAGAGTCTATGTATGGGATAGAGCAAATCAATCAATGTCTAAGAAATATTGCTGTCAAGTTGGGTAATTCTAGTTTACAAGAACGTACAGAAAAGCTAATTGCAGAAGAGACTGCTGCAATAGACGAAAAACTCGCTCTTTATATCACCCAATTACAAGGTAAGCGGGTTCTCCTTTCTATTGGAAGTTTCAAGAGCTGGTTGATTATCTTTGCTGCTAAGAAATTGGGGATGGAAGTTATTGCTATTAGTACTAATAATAATACTGAGGAGGATAGAATTAGAGTCAAAACTTTGCTGGGTCAAGATGGCATAATTCTAGAACAAAATAGTCCTCAAGAAATTTTACAGATAATTAACGCAAATCAAGCTGATATGTTAATTGCTGATAAACACCATCAAGACACTTCTCTTACTGCTAGGATTCCATTCCTAGACGTTAATCAAGAACGCAACCATGCCTATGCAGGCTATATGGGAATTTTAGAGGTAGCACGAGAACTCTATGCTGCTTTTTACACCCCTGTGTGGGAGCAAGTATCTCAACCAGCCCCGTGGGAAACAGGAAATTCTCCAGAGGAGAACATCTAA
- the nifN gene encoding nitrogenase iron-molybdenum cofactor biosynthesis protein NifN has protein sequence MAIISVTSTSVAVNPLKQSQTVGAVLAFLGLKGIMPLLHGSQGCTALTKAVLVQHFRQTIPLSSTAMTEVATILGGEERVEQAILTLVQRSKPEIIGLCSTGLVETRGDDMGRFVKEIRHRHPELDYLPIVLVSTPDFKGTLQDGFAGAVESIVREIPQKSSKQDACPTQITILASSAFTPGDVQEIKEIVTSFGLVPIVVPDLSGVLDSHIEDSSSAITANGTTLAQLRSIGTSVFTLALGESMRGAAQILDRRFNIPYEVFSELTGLLAVDKFLQALADISGVSVPEKYRRQRRQLKHVMLENHFYFGCKRVALALEPDLLWSTVSFLRSLGVEIHAAVTTTRFPLLEKLPILSVTIGDLEDFEQLAVGSDLLITNSHGVAIAQRLKIPLYRQGIPIFDRLDHNQFTKVGYRGTMQFLFDIGNLFLEAEAKIKH, from the coding sequence ATGGCGATTATTAGCGTTACGAGTACATCTGTTGCAGTTAATCCCCTCAAGCAAAGCCAGACTGTAGGTGCAGTTTTAGCCTTTTTGGGGTTGAAGGGAATAATGCCTTTGTTACACGGTTCTCAAGGCTGTACTGCTTTGACGAAGGCAGTATTAGTGCAGCATTTCCGTCAGACGATTCCCCTTTCTAGTACGGCGATGACAGAAGTTGCAACCATCTTGGGTGGTGAGGAAAGGGTTGAACAAGCAATCTTGACTTTGGTGCAGAGATCCAAGCCAGAAATTATCGGTCTTTGTAGCACTGGACTGGTGGAAACCAGAGGCGATGATATGGGGCGCTTTGTTAAAGAGATTCGCCACCGTCACCCAGAACTAGATTATTTACCAATTGTGCTTGTCTCTACACCTGATTTCAAAGGTACATTACAGGATGGCTTTGCTGGTGCAGTCGAGAGTATAGTCAGGGAAATTCCTCAAAAAAGCTCCAAGCAAGATGCTTGTCCTACACAAATCACTATTTTAGCGAGTTCTGCTTTCACACCAGGCGATGTACAGGAAATCAAAGAGATTGTCACTTCCTTTGGACTTGTACCTATTGTTGTACCTGACCTTTCTGGCGTACTAGATAGTCATATAGAAGATTCCTCTAGTGCCATTACAGCTAATGGCACTACATTGGCACAATTGCGTTCAATTGGCACTTCTGTATTCACTTTGGCACTAGGTGAGAGTATGCGAGGTGCAGCGCAAATTTTGGATCGGAGATTCAATATACCCTATGAAGTATTTAGTGAACTGACGGGACTACTAGCAGTAGATAAATTCTTGCAAGCATTGGCAGATATCAGTGGTGTCAGCGTACCGGAGAAATACCGCCGTCAACGCCGTCAGCTAAAACATGTGATGTTAGAGAATCACTTTTACTTTGGTTGCAAGCGAGTTGCTTTGGCGCTGGAACCCGATTTACTTTGGTCAACAGTTTCTTTTTTGCGATCGCTTGGAGTTGAAATTCACGCAGCAGTGACAACAACACGCTTTCCTCTGTTAGAAAAACTTCCGATTCTTAGCGTCACTATCGGCGATTTGGAAGACTTTGAGCAACTGGCGGTTGGATCTGATTTGCTGATTACCAACTCTCATGGGGTAGCGATCGCTCAACGCTTAAAAATTCCTCTCTATCGTCAAGGGATTCCCATTTTTGACCGCTTAGATCACAATCAATTTACCAAAGTTGGCTATCGAGGTACTATGCAGTTTTTGTTTGATATTGGCAATCTGTTTTTAGAGGCTGAAGCAAAGATTAAGCATTAA
- the dnaK gene encoding molecular chaperone DnaK — MAKVVGIDLGTTNSCIAVIEGGQPLVIANAEGQRITPSVVAYTKTGERLVGQIARRQAVMNPENTFYSVKRFIGRKHDEITHEASEVSYKVVRDRNGNVKLDCPALKKQFAPEEISAQVLRKLTDDASKYLGEPITQAVITVPAYFNDSQRQATKDAGKIAGLEVLRIINEPTAAALAYGLDKKGNETILVFDLGGGTFDVSILEVGEGVFEVKATSGDTHLGGDDFDKKIVDYVANDFQRHEGIDLRKDKQALQRLTEAAEKAKIELSSATQTTINLPFITATQEGPKHLDITLTRAEFEKLCADLLDRCRIPVEQALNDANLNNANLDEVVLVGGSTRIPAVQQLVKRITGKDPNQGVNPDEVVAVGAAIQGGVLAGEVKDVLLLDVTPLSLGVETMGGVMTKIIPRNTTIPVKKSETFSTAADGQSNVEIHVLQGERELVADNKSLGTFRLDGIPPAPRGVPQIEVTFDLDANGLLSVTAKDRATGKEQSITISGASTLDKRDVERMVRDAETHAQEDRQRREQIDTKNNADSLVYQAEKQLQDLNGRVSQADKSRAQQLIDELRSAIERENYEQMRSLTTNLQQALMQIGSAVYAQASTATNNPNPTNQPTGQNDDVIDADFVG, encoded by the coding sequence ATGGCAAAAGTTGTTGGAATTGATTTAGGGACAACTAACTCTTGTATTGCAGTCATCGAAGGCGGACAACCACTCGTGATTGCGAATGCAGAAGGACAACGCATCACTCCCTCTGTAGTTGCATATACAAAAACAGGCGAACGTTTGGTTGGTCAAATTGCTCGACGACAGGCGGTAATGAATCCAGAGAATACGTTCTACTCAGTCAAACGGTTTATCGGACGCAAACACGATGAAATCACCCACGAAGCGAGTGAAGTTTCTTACAAAGTCGTTCGCGATCGCAACGGTAACGTCAAACTCGATTGTCCGGCGCTCAAAAAACAATTCGCGCCTGAAGAAATTTCCGCTCAAGTTTTGCGAAAACTTACAGATGATGCCAGCAAATATCTAGGAGAACCCATTACGCAAGCAGTCATTACTGTGCCTGCTTACTTCAATGATTCGCAACGACAAGCGACCAAAGATGCAGGCAAAATTGCAGGGCTAGAAGTACTCCGCATCATTAACGAACCTACGGCTGCGGCACTTGCTTATGGTTTAGACAAAAAGGGCAACGAAACAATCTTAGTCTTTGACTTAGGAGGCGGCACGTTCGACGTTTCAATTCTAGAAGTTGGAGAAGGTGTGTTTGAAGTCAAAGCCACGAGTGGGGATACGCATTTAGGCGGCGATGACTTTGATAAAAAGATTGTCGATTATGTTGCAAATGATTTTCAGCGCCACGAAGGTATTGATTTACGCAAAGATAAGCAAGCCCTGCAACGGTTAACTGAAGCCGCAGAAAAAGCCAAAATTGAACTCTCTAGCGCTACCCAAACAACGATTAATCTCCCCTTCATCACGGCAACTCAAGAGGGACCAAAGCACCTCGATATAACTTTAACTAGGGCGGAGTTTGAGAAACTCTGCGCTGACTTGCTCGATCGCTGCCGCATTCCAGTTGAGCAAGCTCTCAACGATGCCAATCTGAACAATGCCAATCTCGATGAAGTTGTTCTAGTAGGCGGTTCCACCCGAATTCCCGCCGTGCAACAACTCGTCAAACGCATCACAGGCAAAGATCCAAATCAGGGAGTGAACCCGGATGAAGTAGTTGCTGTGGGTGCAGCAATTCAGGGTGGAGTACTGGCGGGAGAAGTGAAAGATGTGCTGCTGCTAGATGTAACACCGCTTTCTTTAGGGGTGGAAACAATGGGCGGGGTAATGACAAAAATTATTCCCCGCAACACGACGATTCCGGTGAAGAAATCCGAGACGTTTTCAACCGCCGCTGATGGCCAGTCGAATGTCGAAATTCATGTTCTGCAAGGAGAACGGGAACTTGTGGCAGACAATAAGAGTTTAGGTACGTTTCGGCTCGATGGCATTCCTCCGGCTCCGCGTGGAGTACCTCAAATTGAAGTGACGTTCGACCTCGATGCAAATGGGTTACTATCGGTAACTGCTAAAGATCGCGCCACTGGTAAAGAACAATCGATTACAATCTCAGGCGCTTCGACGCTGGATAAACGCGATGTGGAACGCATGGTACGAGATGCAGAAACTCATGCCCAAGAAGATCGCCAACGCCGCGAGCAAATCGACACCAAAAATAATGCGGACTCGCTGGTTTATCAGGCAGAAAAACAACTGCAAGACTTGAATGGTCGAGTTTCTCAAGCAGATAAAAGTAGGGCGCAACAATTGATTGACGAGTTGCGATCGGCAATTGAGCGAGAAAACTACGAGCAAATGCGATCGCTCACTACCAATCTTCAACAAGCGCTCATGCAAATCGGTAGCGCCGTTTACGCCCAAGCTAGCACAGCTACTAACAATCCTAATCCCACAAATCAGCCAACCGGACAAAACGACGATGTGATTGATGCTGATTTTGTTGGCTAA
- a CDS encoding DnaJ C-terminal domain-containing protein: MPTANDFKDYYNILGVSKTATSDEIKRAYRKLARKYHPDVNPGNPEAEEKFKDINEANEVLSNPEKREKYDSFGQYWKQAEASGTPPGGTSTYAENFDQYSNFDDFINDLLGGLGGRTRAGRTYYRTSARQPDDFGSFGSQAPAPDSEAAIALSFSEAFHGVQKRLQLDDETINVRIPAGAKPGSRIRIKGKGRPSPFSQQRGDLYLTIELLPHPFFQFSDDNLTCEVPIRPDEAVLGAQIQVPTPEGRVTLSVPKGVRSGQSLRLRGKGWTQPKGGRTDLIVKLQIVSPKELSEIERDCYEKIQANSSFNPRTALEGVTL; the protein is encoded by the coding sequence ATGCCAACTGCAAATGATTTCAAAGATTATTACAACATTTTGGGAGTTAGCAAAACTGCAACTTCCGACGAAATTAAGCGAGCTTACCGCAAACTTGCCCGCAAATATCATCCTGACGTGAATCCTGGCAATCCAGAAGCCGAGGAAAAATTCAAAGACATCAATGAAGCCAACGAAGTTTTATCAAACCCAGAAAAGCGCGAAAAATATGACTCTTTTGGGCAGTACTGGAAGCAAGCGGAGGCTAGCGGTACTCCTCCTGGAGGAACTAGCACGTATGCAGAGAATTTTGACCAATATAGCAACTTTGATGACTTTATCAATGATTTGCTAGGTGGTTTAGGGGGCAGGACAAGAGCAGGACGGACTTATTACCGTACCTCGGCTAGGCAGCCTGATGACTTTGGCTCATTTGGCAGCCAAGCACCAGCACCCGATAGTGAAGCTGCGATCGCACTCTCCTTCTCGGAAGCGTTTCATGGCGTTCAAAAGCGGTTGCAGTTGGATGATGAAACTATCAACGTTCGTATTCCCGCAGGTGCTAAACCGGGTAGTCGAATTCGCATTAAAGGCAAAGGTCGCCCCAGCCCTTTTTCTCAACAGCGAGGCGATTTGTATCTCACAATTGAGCTGCTTCCTCATCCGTTTTTTCAATTTTCGGATGACAATTTAACTTGCGAAGTTCCCATTCGTCCAGATGAAGCAGTCTTAGGCGCTCAAATTCAAGTACCAACACCAGAGGGCCGCGTCACATTGAGCGTTCCTAAAGGTGTGCGTTCCGGTCAATCGCTGCGGCTACGAGGAAAAGGCTGGACGCAACCAAAAGGCGGGCGAACTGACCTAATTGTGAAACTTCAGATCGTGTCTCCGAAAGAGTTAAGCGAAATTGAGCGGGATTGCTATGAAAAGATTCAGGCCAATAGCAGCTTTAACCCGCGTACTGCATTAGAAGGAGTGACGTTATGA
- a CDS encoding chaperone modulator CbpM codes for MSEFSLSSTVVSHEGDRLYTFEYAASITQTSTVVIERFVQLGLIEPKGSMLHSREIARIAQIQRLRQDLGLNLVGAAMVVDMAQEIAQLRAQLKALQPS; via the coding sequence ATGAGTGAGTTTAGCCTTTCCAGTACAGTTGTTTCTCATGAAGGCGATCGCCTTTATACATTTGAGTATGCAGCCTCTATTACCCAAACTTCAACGGTTGTAATTGAGCGATTTGTACAACTCGGATTGATCGAACCGAAAGGCTCAATGCTACACTCACGAGAAATTGCGCGAATTGCTCAAATCCAACGCTTACGTCAGGATTTGGGGCTAAATCTCGTAGGCGCAGCAATGGTTGTGGATATGGCTCAAGAAATTGCCCAGTTACGGGCACAGCTAAAAGCGTTGCAGCCTTCTTGA
- a CDS encoding glutathione S-transferase family protein, with protein sequence MTTAPLSWEELETLTDYQIDTVNGLTNAKARLRLFGQPESDVRVTLYRDNHAWCPYCQKVWLWLEEKQIPYRIEKVTMFCYGEKESWYKRKVPSGMLPAIELDGRIIKESDDILIALEKVFAPLNQGMEDRMVLPLRQLERLLFRAWCVWLCSRAGSSQQEQRNREQFIEMVARIEEALGRTPSPYFLDSFGIVDVIFTPYLERMNASLYYYKGYSLREENPRLSAWFAAMESRPTYCGTQSDFHTHAHDLPPQMGGCWENGETQMLLNKARVDNGPWFGLPDVAYPEPENSRMEALKRTIEHRINIIRVNPLDDKLFDQALRCALTHMMTGEDYVPPSGADVALRYLRDRINVPRDMSIYAAKRLRESLEKTAALAGDGQPDPIPTKHRRDQDPSNFVIK encoded by the coding sequence ATGACTACCGCACCCTTAAGCTGGGAAGAACTAGAAACCCTCACGGACTATCAAATAGATACCGTTAATGGTCTTACCAATGCTAAAGCCCGGTTGCGCTTGTTTGGTCAGCCAGAATCTGATGTGCGGGTAACGCTGTACCGCGATAACCACGCCTGGTGTCCTTACTGTCAAAAAGTTTGGTTATGGCTAGAGGAAAAACAGATCCCCTACCGCATCGAAAAAGTGACAATGTTCTGCTATGGGGAGAAAGAAAGTTGGTACAAACGTAAGGTACCGTCAGGAATGCTCCCTGCGATCGAGCTAGATGGACGGATTATTAAGGAAAGCGATGACATTTTGATCGCTTTGGAAAAGGTATTTGCTCCATTGAACCAAGGGATGGAAGACCGCATGGTGCTTCCTCTACGTCAATTAGAACGACTGTTATTCAGAGCCTGGTGCGTTTGGCTGTGTTCTAGAGCAGGTTCCTCTCAACAAGAACAACGCAACCGAGAACAATTTATCGAAATGGTGGCTAGGATCGAGGAGGCTCTGGGCCGCACCCCTAGCCCTTATTTTCTAGATAGCTTCGGCATCGTCGATGTCATTTTTACCCCATATCTCGAACGGATGAATGCGAGCCTTTACTACTACAAGGGCTACTCACTGCGGGAGGAAAACCCTCGTTTGAGCGCATGGTTTGCGGCAATGGAAAGCCGACCAACCTACTGCGGTACCCAGAGCGACTTTCACACCCACGCACATGATTTGCCGCCCCAGATGGGGGGCTGTTGGGAAAACGGCGAAACCCAGATGCTTCTCAATAAAGCGCGGGTGGATAATGGCCCCTGGTTTGGGCTACCAGATGTTGCTTATCCAGAACCCGAAAACTCCCGCATGGAAGCTCTTAAGCGAACCATCGAGCATCGCATCAATATTATCCGAGTCAACCCCTTAGATGATAAATTGTTTGACCAAGCGCTACGTTGTGCTTTAACACACATGATGACAGGTGAAGACTATGTACCTCCATCGGGAGCTGATGTCGCTCTCCGATATTTGCGCGATCGCATTAATGTACCGCGAGATATGTCCATCTATGCAGCCAAGCGATTGAGGGAATCCCTGGAAAAAACCGCAGCCCTTGCGGGTGATGGACAGCCAGACCCCATTCCCACTAAACATCGACGAGATCAAGACCCGTCTAACTTTGTCATCAAGTAG
- a CDS encoding SDR family NAD(P)-dependent oxidoreductase: MSRLNGKVALITGGTSGIGFATAQLFVQSGAKVAMRAIAGQNQERLERASKTLGTEVLSMPTLLNSVHCLMRSKELMGEPIS, encoded by the coding sequence ATGTCTCGGCTGAATGGAAAAGTCGCCCTGATTACAGGCGGTACAAGTGGAATTGGTTTTGCAACTGCCCAACTTTTTGTGCAATCAGGGGCTAAAGTTGCGATGCGTGCGATCGCAGGTCAAAATCAAGAGCGACTGGAGCGGGCTTCTAAAACCCTCGGTACAGAGGTTTTGTCAATGCCGACATTGCTAAATTCAGTCCATTGCTTGATGAGGTCTAAAGAATTGATGGGCGAACCTATCAGTTAA
- a CDS encoding orange carotenoid protein N-terminal domain-containing protein, which yields MTYTVDEATRPALETFQRFDVDTQLALLWFGYLDLKEQLKPAPPLSVETPAKAVFDQFLDLSQEEQLKAQRDIINGAANNISQTYNSLSPNAKLDVWFLLAQGMEDGSIIQVPSDYQLPGETDEFVALIKNLEFEQRINFMLSAVEAMG from the coding sequence ATGACTTACACAGTTGATGAAGCAACAAGACCAGCTTTAGAAACTTTTCAACGCTTTGATGTAGATACTCAGCTAGCCTTACTTTGGTTCGGTTATCTCGATCTTAAAGAGCAGCTAAAACCAGCACCTCCTCTAAGCGTTGAAACTCCTGCCAAAGCAGTGTTTGACCAATTCTTGGACTTGTCTCAAGAAGAGCAACTGAAAGCACAACGCGACATTATTAATGGTGCAGCTAACAATATCAGCCAAACCTATAATAGTCTAAGTCCCAATGCCAAATTAGACGTTTGGTTTCTGCTGGCGCAAGGAATGGAAGATGGAAGCATAATTCAAGTGCCCTCCGACTATCAACTTCCTGGTGAAACGGATGAATTTGTCGCATTGATCAAAAATCTAGAGTTTGAGCAGCGGATTAATTTCATGCTAAGTGCCGTGGAAGCGATGGGTTAG